A single Entelurus aequoreus isolate RoL-2023_Sb linkage group LG11, RoL_Eaeq_v1.1, whole genome shotgun sequence DNA region contains:
- the sall3a gene encoding sal-like protein 3 has protein sequence MSRRKQAKPQHLKSDEDPPLSGIISQHARGNVLEDADSGNESRSGSEETHVCEKCCAEFFKWADFCEHLKSCTKNPLVLIVNDNEETPITSQEYPEPSPVPSCPSEQADSEDAREGQHSPASDGEEVPEITNSVGVSVLEKEDEDMEVELSSEQNMDLDERDVASPEADGSLPQLDDVAPQSAASYTMPSTNVTLETLHGTRVAVAQFSQSIRAAAGSGVSTMAIPMILDQLMALQQQQIHQLQLIEQIRSQVALMNRQSASQPALNHHNTVAGNPAPMSTCAPSVASQLQLHNFITPPVHQLPVRLPASLNGQGASPLTSAIEGPLSQSSQSRSQQSNSLIPNTSSSSSMFPTPTASGLTSILSSCSSSVTKISMSNCVTGSDSISSSSANPRNTNTPPSLSHSSLLSSASSLPLMSHSSSSSVIFPNPLASIAATANALDPLSALMKHRKGKPPNVSVFDTKPSSEDPFFKHKCRFCAKVFGSDSALQIHLRSHTGERPYKCNICGNRFSTKGNLKVHFQRHKEKYPHIQMNPYPVPEYLDNVPTSSGIPYGMSLPPEKPVTTWLDSKPVLPTVPTSVGLQLPPTLPSMMGSFGDSASLTPLNRSPQRPSPPLSECASLSPNIVIDSGITTTSTSPKHTLGIDVPPVLKPEGILLPPTCSIRPGEIVTTTTTVNHVVLSNAVTSTTMSTSGQVTEPTNSPNPNSNSVSHPILPMLSDQFKAKFPFGGLLDSMQTSETSKLQQLVENIDKKMTDPNQCVICHRVLSCQSALKMHYRIHTGERPFKCKICGRAFTTKGNLKTHFGVHRSKPPLRVQHSCPICQKKFTNAVVLQQHIRMHMGGQIPNTPAPDNLQEMDTDLSFDEKSLDAMSNYDDDLLDEMEQAIDDEVDLKECDMDPLKPYSPGCSPPTSIMSSIAAMENQMKMIDCTANITSSFSQKPSQNCSSYGGQNECFTTDSLSAVGDVESQMLGSPALSESSGSLQHLSPAHSHTESQQSKSPTTVNNNSRAMAVEDDQENNTASIATVKSEKSDTPSPLPAIEGNGALDLTATQPSRHFIKEENHFSMLFLNRDRGLNTPNLASTVSNMIKMEMNGHSKSMSLGDSSHLPVGIQVPAAAAPQTNLSPSTNPMLAPPPPRRTPKQHNCHSCGKNFSSASALQIHERTHTGEKPFACSICGRAFTTKGNLKVHMGTHMWNNAPARRGRRLSVENPMALLGGDAMKFSEMFQKDLAARAMNVDPGFWNQYAAAITNGLAMKNNEISVIQNGGINQLPISLGGAGITSLGAMPGAMDRLHTGSSPPMTGIDKTTLEVGAGRPFSRYMEENKEIGIN, from the exons CCCGAGGTAATGTGCTGGAGGATGCCGACAGCGGGAATGAAAGCCGCAGTGGCAGTGAAGAGACTCATGTATGTGAAAAGTGTTGTGCTGAGTTCTTCAAGTGGGCTGATTTCTGTGAACATTTGAAGAGTTGCACCAAGAACCCACTGGTGCTTATTGTAAACGACAATGAGGAAACACCTATTACCTCCCAGGAGTACCCAGAACCCTCCCCTGTGCCCAGTTGTCCAAGCGAGCAGGCTGACAGTGAGGATGCCAGGGAGGGCCAACACTCTCCTGCCAGTGATGGGGAGGAAGTCCCAGAGATAACCAACTCAGTTGGGGTCAGTGTCCTTGAAAAGGAGGATGAGGATATGGAGGTGGAACTATCCTCTGAACAAAACATGGATCTCGATGAAAGAGATGTAGCATCCCCTGAAGCAGACGGTTCTCTACCTCAGCTTGATGATGTTGCTCCCCAAAGTGCTGCCAGTTATACAATGCCAAGCACTAATGTTACCCTGGAAACTCTACATGGCACCCGGGTGGCAGTTGCCCAGTTTTCTCAGAGCATAAGGGCGGCAGCGGGCAGTGGCGTTTCCACCATGGCTATCCCCATGATCTTGGACCAGCTGATGGCTCTTCAGCAGCAGCAGATACATCAGCTACAGTTGATAGAACAAATCCGAAGTCAAGTGGCTCTGATGAACCGACAGTCTGCCTCCCAGCCTGCACTTAACCACCACAACACTGTTGCTGGAAACCCGGCTCCTATGTCCACCTGTGCCCCTTCAGTTGCAAGTCAACTTCAACTTCACAACTTTATCACTCCCCCAGTCCATCAGCTGCCTGTGAGGTTGCCAGCCTCTCTCAACGGTCAAGGTGCGTCACCTCTAACCTCTGCAATAGAAGGGCCTCTCTCTCAATCATCACAAAGTCGAAGTCAGCAGTCTAACTCTTTAATCCCCAACACATCTTCTAGTAGTTCAATGTTTCCCACACCCACTGCCTCCGGTTTGACATCTATTCTTTCCTCCTGTTCATCTTCAGTCACCAAAATAAGCATGAGCAATTGTGTAACAGGAAGCGATAGCATCAGTAGCAGTTCtgctaatcccaggaacaccaacacTCCGCCATCACTCAGTCACAGCAGCCTCCTGAGCTCAGCTTCCAGTCTACCACTCATGTCTCACAGCTCATCAAGTAGTGTTATCTTCCCAAACCCATTGGCTAGCATAGCAGCAACAGCAAATGCACTTGACCCCCTATCTGCTCTGATGAAACATCGCAAAGGAAAGCCCCCAAATGTTTCTGTATTTGACACTAAACCAAGCTCTGAAGACCCTTTTTTCAAGCACAAGTGTCGGTTCTGTGCCAAGGTTTTTGGCAGTGATAGTGCACTACAAATCCACCTGCGTTCCCACACTGGAGAGAGGCCTTACAAATGCAACATATGTGGTAACAGATTCTCTACCAAGGGAAATCTGAAAGTCCACTTCCAAAGGCACAAGGAAAAATACCCTCATATTCAAATGAACCCCTACCCTGTACCGGAGTACCTGGACAATGTACCCACTAGCTCAGGCATACCATATGGTATGTCTTTGCCCCCGGAAAAACCTGTCACCACATGGCTTGACAGTAAGCCTGTACTCCCTACTGTTCCCACCTCAGTTGGGCTCCAACTGCCTCCCACATTACCAAGTATGATGGGGAGTTTTGGTGATTCAGCAAGCCTCACTCCGCTCAATAGGTCCCCTCAGAGGCCATCTCCCCCTTTAAGTGAGTGTGCATCTTTGTCCCCAAATATTGTCATTGACTCTGGAATTACTACTACTTCAACTTCTCCAAAACACACTCTAGGCATTGATGTACCTCCTGTCTTAAAACCTGAAGGGATTCTCCTGCCACCAACCTGTTCTATTAGGCCAGGGGAAATTGTCACAACCACAACAACAGTAAATCATGTGGTTCTTTCCAATGCAGTCACCTCAACAACAATGTCAACCTCTGGCCAGGTTACTGAACCCACCAACAGTCCAAACCCTAATTCAAACTCAGTGTCACATCCTATTCTCCCCATGCTCTCCGATCAGTTTAAGGCCAAATTTCCATTTGGAGGCCTCCTAGACTCTATGCAAACTTCGGAGACATCAAAGTTGCAGCAGCTTGTTGAAAACATTGACAAGAAAATGACCGACCCTAACCAGTGTGTCATATGCCACCGTGTTCTGAGCTGCCAGAGCGCTCTCAAGATGCACTATCGCATCCATACTGGCGAGCGACCTTTCAAATGTAAAATATGTGGGCGGGCATTCACCACCAAAGGAAATCTGAAAACACATTTTGGTGTTCATCGGTCCAAACCCCCGTTACGAGTCCAGCACTCGTGTCCTATATGTCAGAAAAAGTTCACCAATGCTGTTGTTCTGCAACAGCACATCCGTATGCACATGGGTGGGCAGATTCCAAATACTCCAGCGCCCGACAACCTCCAGGAAATGGACACAGACCTTTCATTTGATGAAAAAAGCTTGGATGCAATGAGTAATTATGATGATGATCTTCTAGATGAAATGGAGCAGGCTATCGATGATGAAGTTGACCTAAAAGAGTGTGATATGGACCCATTAAAACCTTATTCACCTGGATGTTCTCCACCAACTTCTATAATGTCTAGCATTGCTGCTATGGAGAACCAGATGAAGATGATTGATTGCACTGCCAATATAACCAGTTCATTCAGTCAAAAGCCTTCACAAAATTGCAGCAGTTATGGAGGCCAGAATGAATGTTTTACCACCGACTCTCTGTCTGCTGTAGGGGATGTAGAATCTCAAATGTTGGGAAGCCCTGCTTTGTCAGAGTCTTCTGGTTCTTTGCAACATTTGTCTCCAGCTCACAGCCACACCGAAAGCCAACAATCCAAGTCCCCAACTACTGTGAACAACAACAGCAGGGCAATGGCAGTGGAAGATGACCAGGAAAACAATACAGCTAGCATTGCTACTGTTAAGTCTGAAAAATCAGACACCCCGTCTCCACTTCCTGCAATAGAAGGCAATGGGGCCCTGGACCTGACCGCTACTCAACCAAGCAGACACTTTATCAAGGAGGAAAACCACTTCAGTATGCTTTTTCTAAATAGAGATCGAG GTCTAAACACTCCTAACTTGGCCAGCACCGTATCAAATATGATCAAAATGGAAATGAACGGACACAGCAAGTCAATGTCTCTGGGTGACAGTTCCCACCTGCCTGTAGGCATTCAGGTTCCCGCAGCTGCAGCTCCCCAGACCAACCTAAGCCCCAGCACCAATCCAATGTTGGCTCCTCCGCCACCACGACGCACCCCAAAGCAGCACAATTGCCACTCTTGCGGCAAAAACTTCTCTTCTGCCAGTGCTTTGCAAATCCATGAAcgcacacacactggagaaaaaccattcgcTTGCTCCATTTGTGGACGGGCTTTCACCACTAAAGGCAATCTAAAG GTCCACATGGGAACACACATGTGGAACAATGCACCAGCACGCAGGGGACGGCGACTATCTGTGGAAAATCCAATGGCCCTGCTGGGAGGGGATGCCATGAAGTTCAGCGAGATGTTCCAAAAGGACCTGGCAGCTCGGGCTATGAACGTTGACCCCGGTTTTTGGAACCAATATGCCGCCGCCATCACCAATGGCTTGGCCATGAAGAACAATGAAATCTCTGTGATCCAAAATGGAGGTATCAACCAGCTGCCCATTAGCCTTGGTGGTGCAGGAATCACTTCACTGGGGGCCATGCCTGGTGCAATGGACCGTCTCCACACAGGCAGTAGCCCTCCTATGACCGGAATTGACAAAACTACACTTGAGGTCGGGGCAGGTCGTCCCTTCTCCAGGTATATGGAGGAAAACAAAGAAATTGGGATCAATTAA